A region of the Serinicoccus profundi genome:
CGGGTGCTCGTGGTGAGCACGGCGAGGGTGGCCGCGCCTGCGGCCCGTCCCGCCTGCAGCCCGGCGACGGCGTCCTCGACGACGAGGCAGCGCGCAGGGTCGGCGTCGAGGCGGGAGGCGCCGGTGAGGTAGGGCTCCGGGTCGGGCTTGCCGGAGGTGATGTCGTCGGCGGTGACGACCACGGCGGGCAGCGCCAGACCGGCGGCGTCCAGCCGGAGCCTGGCGAGCTCGCGCCCGGCGGAGGTGACGATGGCGGCCCGGGCGCCGGTCGCCGCCAGCGCGTCGACCGCGCCGGGGAGCGCGACGATGCCGTCGAGGTCCTCCAGCTCCAGCCGGTCGATGCGGGAGGTGGCGGCGTCGGCGTCCAGGTGCGGCGCGACCCGCTGGACGATGCCGCGGC
Encoded here:
- a CDS encoding HAD-IA family hydrolase, translated to MRDIPAETFEAVLFDNDGTLADSRGPVERSWRAWAREHDVEFESFGNFHGVTSRGIVQRVAPHLDADAATSRIDRLELEDLDGIVALPGAVDALAATGARAAIVTSAGRELARLRLDAAGLALPAVVVTADDITSGKPDPEPYLTGASRLDADPARCLVVEDAVAGLQAGRAAGAATLAVLTTSTREEVELYADLVVTSLADVEFSLTDEGVRVSLRTRRVASRSRGAARVTCREAGGG